The Porites lutea chromosome 4, jaPorLute2.1, whole genome shotgun sequence genome contains a region encoding:
- the LOC140933869 gene encoding ras-related and estrogen-regulated growth inhibitor-like isoform X1 codes for MEKYLYKKLSINFKWRKFILKSSDEGILLMERPIESAHYEIPTKPRTLSVNSSTNLKNIRSVVLGKDGVGKSAFTVRLLTRRFIGEYDSTLEETYRHRVEVDGQNILLEILDTAGQNSVEKIDACTTAGVADVYFVLYSNTDRSSFKEAVLIVKYLVETRNISQASIFLIATKKDLKYQQDVTEYEGRLLAMELGCEFYTISSSEGYEGTQDVLRGSLRSALNKHSKENGGAKSPLMKRVKNGLRSKTHHGVPHPPLVTDTRERTATL; via the exons ATGGAGAAATATCTTTATAAAAAACtctctattaattttaagtGGCGAAAGTTCATTCTAAAGTCATCAGATGAGGGCATTTTGTTAATG GAAAGGCCCATAGAGTCTGCACATTATGAAATTCCAACGAAACCTCGGACACTGAGTGTAAACAGCTCTACTAACTTGAAAAACATTCGCTCCGTTGTTTTAGGAAAAGACGGCGTAGGAAAATCAG CTTTCACAGTCAGACTTCTAACGAGGCGGTTCATTGGGGAATACGACAGTACTTTAG AAGAAACATATCGTCATCGTGTTGAAGTGGATGGGCAAAACATTCTCTTGGAAATATTGGATACTGCAGGACAA aattctGTGGAGAAAATCGACGCGTGTACCACAGCTGGTGTGGCAGATGTATACTTTGTACTCTACTCCAACACGGATCGTTCTTCCTTCAAGGAAGCTGTGCTTATCGTTAAATATCTTGTGGAAACAAGGAACATTTCTCAGGCGTCTATATTTTTAATAGCTACTAAAAAGGACCTAAAGTATCAACAGGACGTGACGGAGTACGAAGGAAGGTTACTAGCCATGGAGTTGGGCTGTGAGTTTTATACTATCTCAAGTTCCGAGGGATATGAAGGGACGCAGGATGTGCTACGAGGATCTTTACGTTCAGCCCTGAACAAACACTCCAAAGAAAACGGCGGCGCAAAGTCCCCGCTTATGAAGCGGGTTAAAAACGGACTGAGGAGTAAGACTCACCATGGTGTTCCTCATCCCCCTCTGGTCACTGACACCAGGGAAAGAACTGCTACCCTTTGA
- the LOC140933869 gene encoding ras-related and estrogen-regulated growth inhibitor-like isoform X3, whose product MERPIESAHYEIPTKPRTLSVNSSTNLKNIRSVVLGKDGVGKSAFTVRLLTRRFIGEYDSTLEETYRHRVEVDGQNILLEILDTAGQNSVEKIDACTTAGVADVYFVLYSNTDRSSFKEAVLIVKYLVETRNISQASIFLIATKKDLKYQQDVTEYEGRLLAMELGCEFYTISSSEGYEGTQDVLRGSLRSALNKHSKENGGAKSPLMKRVKNGLRSKTHHGVPHPPLVTDTRERTATL is encoded by the exons ATG GAAAGGCCCATAGAGTCTGCACATTATGAAATTCCAACGAAACCTCGGACACTGAGTGTAAACAGCTCTACTAACTTGAAAAACATTCGCTCCGTTGTTTTAGGAAAAGACGGCGTAGGAAAATCAG CTTTCACAGTCAGACTTCTAACGAGGCGGTTCATTGGGGAATACGACAGTACTTTAG AAGAAACATATCGTCATCGTGTTGAAGTGGATGGGCAAAACATTCTCTTGGAAATATTGGATACTGCAGGACAA aattctGTGGAGAAAATCGACGCGTGTACCACAGCTGGTGTGGCAGATGTATACTTTGTACTCTACTCCAACACGGATCGTTCTTCCTTCAAGGAAGCTGTGCTTATCGTTAAATATCTTGTGGAAACAAGGAACATTTCTCAGGCGTCTATATTTTTAATAGCTACTAAAAAGGACCTAAAGTATCAACAGGACGTGACGGAGTACGAAGGAAGGTTACTAGCCATGGAGTTGGGCTGTGAGTTTTATACTATCTCAAGTTCCGAGGGATATGAAGGGACGCAGGATGTGCTACGAGGATCTTTACGTTCAGCCCTGAACAAACACTCCAAAGAAAACGGCGGCGCAAAGTCCCCGCTTATGAAGCGGGTTAAAAACGGACTGAGGAGTAAGACTCACCATGGTGTTCCTCATCCCCCTCTGGTCACTGACACCAGGGAAAGAACTGCTACCCTTTGA
- the LOC140933867 gene encoding ras-related and estrogen-regulated growth inhibitor-like protein: MERGEHFGRRMSFPQDNVGNLSQRKQRNISVSSASSNSIEEESGKIIRAAVLGKDGVGKTAFTVRLLTRRFIGDYDGTLESWYQHRVDIDGQEVTLHIFDTAGKNCKEKIDICAAQDIIFVLYSITDRSSFQEATLIVKYLHEAKNIPSSAIFLIASKADLKRHTEVTEFEGKLFAVNTGCSFHQLSNSESFFEHNKIIKKAYLRASLGGQKFPKSPAIMRRLKGGFKSKAQTNGIPGTPRNRSGSVEF, from the exons ATGGAGAGGGGCGAACATTTTGGGCGACGAATG TCATTTCCCCAGGACAACGTCGGGAACTTGTCTCAAAGAAAACAGCGCAACATTTCCGTGAGTTCTGCGTCCAGTAACAGCATTGAAGAAGAAAGCGGGAAAATTATTCGCGCTGCTGTTTTGGGCAAAGATGGCGTCGGAAAAACAG CATTTACGGTGCGTCTATTGACCAGACGTTTCATTGGAGACTACGATGGAACACTAG AGAGCTGGTATCAGCATAGAGTTGACATTGATGGACAAGAAGTCACATTGCACATCTTTGATACCGCTGGAAAA AATTGTAAGGAAAAGATAGACATCTGCGCTGCTCAAGATATCATATTTGTCCTTTACTCCATCACAGACCGCTCTTCCTTTCAAGAAGCTACACTCATTGTCAAGTACCTACATGAAGCAAAAAACATTCCGTCGTCAGCAATATTTCTAATCGCATCAAAAGCCGACCTAAAACGCCACACGGAAGTCACGGAGTTCGAGGGAAAGCTTTTTGCGGTGAACACGGGATGCTCGTTTCATCAGTTATCGAACTCTGAGAGTTTTTTCGAGCATAACAAGATTATAAAGAAGGCTTACCTTAGGGCTTCGCTTGGCGGACAGAAGTTTCCTAAGTCTCCAGCTATTATGAGACGTTTGAAAGGAGGATTTAAGAGCAAGGCTCAAACAAACGGCATTCCCGGAACTCCAAGAAACAGGTCCGGCAGTGTCGAATTCTAG
- the LOC140933868 gene encoding ras-related and estrogen-regulated growth inhibitor-like — MRRKRASTNHHQGHQTNIINVHAVVLGLDGVGKSALTVRFLTRRFIWEYDKNLEMTYRHHMTLDGQYVALDIMDTAGENTEEKLVKLASFGELFFILYSITDRVSFMEARRLGRYFKKVKNNNSTLILVATKTDQERHRKIRENEGLGLAKELGSVFCEISISEGFTETNSLFFDSLRLCLNKRGVDLDNKVEQENGDKDKSGPLSRMKEGFKGMYTRRKSCTVLAV, encoded by the exons ATGAGGCGAAAACGAGCATCCACGAATCATCACCAGGGACATCAAACGAACATTATTAATGTGCATGCTGTGGTCTTAGGACTGGATGGTGTGGGCAAATCAG CACTAACTGTGAGATTTCTAACAAGACGTTTCATTTGGGAATATGACAAAAATCTAG AAATGACGTATCGACATCACATGACCCTAGATGGGCAGTACGTGGCCCTTGATATAATGGATACCGCGGGAGAG AACACAGAGGAAAAGTTGGTGAAACTGGCCTCATTCGGAGAACTGTTCTTCATCCTGTACTCAATAACTGATCGCGTTTCATTCATGGAAGCAAGGCGTTTGGGGCGTTACTTtaaaaaggtgaaaaacaatAACAGCACCCTCATTCTGGTAGCAACGAAGACAGACCAAGAACGCCACAGGAAAATCCGGGAGAATGAAGGACTCGGGCTTGCAAAGGAACTGGGGTCTGTATTCTGCGAGATATCTATTTCCGAAGGTTTCACCGAGACGAATTCCCTGTTTTTCGACTCTTTACGACTGTGTTTAAACAAGAGAGGCGTTGATTTGGACAACAAAGTGGAGCAGGAAAATGGCGATAAGGATAAATCAGGACCTTTATCGAGAATGAAAGAAGGTTTCAAAGGAATGTACACAAGAAGAAAGTCGTGTACTGTACTAGCTGTCTAG
- the LOC140933869 gene encoding ras-related and estrogen-regulated growth inhibitor-like isoform X2, giving the protein MPSWMVKNTKERGQSLERPIESAHYEIPTKPRTLSVNSSTNLKNIRSVVLGKDGVGKSAFTVRLLTRRFIGEYDSTLEETYRHRVEVDGQNILLEILDTAGQNSVEKIDACTTAGVADVYFVLYSNTDRSSFKEAVLIVKYLVETRNISQASIFLIATKKDLKYQQDVTEYEGRLLAMELGCEFYTISSSEGYEGTQDVLRGSLRSALNKHSKENGGAKSPLMKRVKNGLRSKTHHGVPHPPLVTDTRERTATL; this is encoded by the exons ATGCCGAGCTGGATGGTTAAAAATACGAAGGAAAGAGGACAAAGTTTG GAAAGGCCCATAGAGTCTGCACATTATGAAATTCCAACGAAACCTCGGACACTGAGTGTAAACAGCTCTACTAACTTGAAAAACATTCGCTCCGTTGTTTTAGGAAAAGACGGCGTAGGAAAATCAG CTTTCACAGTCAGACTTCTAACGAGGCGGTTCATTGGGGAATACGACAGTACTTTAG AAGAAACATATCGTCATCGTGTTGAAGTGGATGGGCAAAACATTCTCTTGGAAATATTGGATACTGCAGGACAA aattctGTGGAGAAAATCGACGCGTGTACCACAGCTGGTGTGGCAGATGTATACTTTGTACTCTACTCCAACACGGATCGTTCTTCCTTCAAGGAAGCTGTGCTTATCGTTAAATATCTTGTGGAAACAAGGAACATTTCTCAGGCGTCTATATTTTTAATAGCTACTAAAAAGGACCTAAAGTATCAACAGGACGTGACGGAGTACGAAGGAAGGTTACTAGCCATGGAGTTGGGCTGTGAGTTTTATACTATCTCAAGTTCCGAGGGATATGAAGGGACGCAGGATGTGCTACGAGGATCTTTACGTTCAGCCCTGAACAAACACTCCAAAGAAAACGGCGGCGCAAAGTCCCCGCTTATGAAGCGGGTTAAAAACGGACTGAGGAGTAAGACTCACCATGGTGTTCCTCATCCCCCTCTGGTCACTGACACCAGGGAAAGAACTGCTACCCTTTGA